In Deinobacterium chartae, the genomic stretch CAGCGCCGTGACCTCGAGGACGGCGGGGTTCTGCGGGTCCTCGCCGGTGCTAAAGATGACGGCATCGATGCCTCCGTCGGCGATGACCAGAGGATTACGCACCAGCCGAAACTGCACCAGCCCGAAGTTCTCGCCGTTCTGGGCCGCTTCTCGGTAAGCGTCGGTGACGTCCTTGCTGCGGAGGCCCTGAGTGCTGCTCGAGGAAATTACGCCCAGGTCTGCTTTGGGCAGCAGGTCACGGTCGCTGGCATCGAGTTCTTCGCCGTACGTGACGTGCTCGAGGTGGACTTTAGCACCGCCTTCGAAGGGTTGGCCAAAGCTGGCACCCTGGTATACTCGGAAGGTCGCAGCCAAAACTTCGGCGTTTTCGGGCAGTTCGTTGACACCGAAGGTGTAAAAGCCCATTTGTGCGATGTCGTTGGCAATATCGCCCACAGCCACGCTGTTTCCTTGCAAAATGACCGTGTCCTGATCGCTGAAGCGCACCGAGCCGTCGAGCTTGGCTTGTGATACCTGACGCTTGATGTATTTGAGGGCGGTTCGGAAATTGCTTACAAAGCTCTCCGGGAGGGTGTTACCGCTCTGGTCACGGGCACCCTGGGTGAGCGCAAAGTCGTACTCCGAGCGGGGAGTGTTGAGGTCATCACCCACCGCGTACTCGAGGGCTTTTTTGGGAGTGATGGTCAGGGTCTGGTCGTTGTTGCTCCACTCAAAAGTGACCTCTTGCGGGGTGATGCCGGAGCGCTGCGAGGCGTAGGCAGCTTCGGTCGCTGCCCGATCCATCGGTTCGCTGAAGGTGAAGCGGATGGGGGTGTCCGCACGTACCCCCTTGCTGCCCGGAGTCGGAGAAACCGAAACTACGTGCGGGGACGTGGTGTCTTTGGGCTGGTTGTTTCCTTCCGGATCACATCCGGCGAGCAGGGCACTCAGACCAAGGGCGGCAGTCAGCAGGTACTTGCGCATACATTTCCTCCTGGGTCGCTGTCCGCGACCGTGTTTGAGATGCATGCATGCTAGGGGACCCCCCCTGAAACCGCTCTGAAACGTTGCTGAAAACGGGAAATCCGGAAACTAAAAACAAAACCGGAGGGGAAACGCCCCTCCGGTTGAGCCGCACGCTGTTTACCCGAGCAGTTCGCGGGTTCTTTCCCGATCGGCGGCGAGTTGGCTCCTGAGTTCCTCGAGGCCCGAGAACTTCTGCTCACCGCGCAGGAAATGGCGGAACTTGACCTGTACCTCCTTGCCGTACAGGTCACCTTCGAAGTCCAGCACGTGAACCTCGAAGCGCAGCGTCACGCCGTTAACCGTAGGACGCCGTCCGACGTTGGCCATGCCCGCGTAGATGCGGTCGTTCACCGCGAAGTGCACCGCGAACACGCCGATGGGCAGCATCTTGCCCTCGGGAACCTTGATGTTGGCGGTAGGAAAGCCGATGGTGCGGCCCAGCGCGTCGCCGTGTACAACCACCCCGATCGCGTCGTAGGCCCGACCCAGCAGTTCTGCGGTTTTCTCGACCTGCCCTTCGGCCAGCAGGGCGCGTACCCGGGTGGACTTGATGTCCTCGCCGTGCAGTCGCTGCATGGGAACGAGCACCAGGTCCTGCGTGACCGCCTCGAGGTCGCGTGCGGTTCCGCTGCGGCCCTTGCCGAAGCCGAAGTCCTCGCCGACCACGATGGCCTTGGGACGCAAGATCCGCAGGTCCTCGAGGAACGCCTCTTTGGGCCGCGCGGCGAACTCGCGGTTAAAGGGCACGGCGATCACCTCGTCCACGCCGTAGCGCTCGAGAACTGCCAGTTTCTCGGGCAGGGTGGAGAGGTAGTCCACGCCGCGCAGCAGCACGCGGGTGGGCGGGTCGAAGGTGTAGACCACCGAAGGTACGGCGTAGTGCTGCGCACGTTCCTTGAGGTGGGTGAGCAGGGCCTGGTGGCCCAGGTGGACGCCATCGAAAGAGCCGATGGCGACCACCGTGTCGGTGTCGGGACGCTGCGAGGGGCTCTGATAGGTTTTCACGCGGGGTCCTGCAGGCGCTGTAAGGCGAAGAGCGCGGCGGTGATGGTGGAGGCGGACCCGGCGACCTCGCCGGAGCGCAGGGCCTCCAGGACGTGTTGCGGGCGCATCCACAGTACCTCGAGTTCCTCGTCTTCGTCGGGAGTTCCGGGTTTCTCGAACAAGTCGGTGGCCTCGAACAGGTAGACCTCCTCGTTCGAGAAGCCCGGGGAGGGGTAGAAGCGGGTGAGCAGCTCGAGGTGCCCGCCGAGGTTGGCCTCTTCGGACAGTTCGCGCAAGGCAGCCTCGAGCGGCGTTTCGCCCGGGTCGATCAGCCCGGCAGGTGCCTCGAGGGTGTGTTTGCCAATAGCCGGGCGGTACTGGCGCACGACCAGCATCTGGGAGTCGCGCAGCGCCAAGATCGCCACGGCGTCGGCGTGGTCGATGACTTCCCAGCGCGCGTCGAGCCGCTGGAGCCGGAGGATTTTGCCTTCGTAGAGGGTTTCGGTCATGGCACAAGAAGACTGCGGGGCTTTCCCCGCAGTGACTTAGTCCTTTTCGGTGTATCTCAAGAAGGCTGGGATGTCGTAGTCGTACTGGTCGATCTTGCCGCGACTCGGACGCAGCACCGAGTCGAGGGCCTTGGCTGCGGGTGTGACGCCGCTTTCACCAAAGCCGGTGGCGATCACGGTGACGCGCACCTCGTCGCCCGCACTCTCGTCGAAGGCCACGCCGAACAGCATGTCCGGATCGCTTTGACCGGTGGACTCGCGGATTTTCTCCACGATCTCGTGCGCGTCGGAGAGCGAGAGCTCTTGGCCGCCGGTCACGTTGACCAGGATGCGGCGCGCGCCCTCGATGCCGCGCTCGAGCAGGGGAGAGTGGATGGCACTCTGCGCCGCTTCTTCGGCGAGCTTGTCACCGCGACCCGCGCCGATGCCCATCAGCACGCTGCCCGAGTTCGACAGCAGGTTGCGCACGTCGGCGAAGTCCACGTTGATCATGCCGTCCACGTTGATGACGTCCGAGATGCCCTTCACACCGTAGTACAACACGCGGTCGGCGATCAAAAAGGCGTCCCGGAACGAAACCTTCTTGTCCACCGCCGAGAGCAGGCGCTCGTTGTTGACCACGATCATGCCGTCTACGCGGTCCGAGAGCTTGGTGATGCCCTCCTCGGCCACGCGGGCGCGTTTGGGCCCTTCGAACTTGAAGGGCCGGGTCACGATCCCGATGGTGAGGATTCCCAGTTCGCGGGCGATCTCGGCCACCACCGGGGCACTGCCGGTACCGGTGCCACCGCCCATGCCGGCGGTGATGAACAGCATGTCGGTGTCCTCGAGGTATTCCTTGATGCGCTCGCGGTCCTCGAGGGCCGCTTTTTCGCCGACTTCGGGGTCGGCGCCCGCGCCCAGGCCGCGGGTCAGGCGGTCGCCGAGCTGAATGCGCACTTCGGCGTGGCTTTTGGCGAGCACCTGCGCGTCGGTGTTGCCTGCGATGAAGTCCACGCCCTCGAGGCCCGATTCGATCATGCGGTTGACGGCGTTGTTGCCCGCCCCGCCCAGGCCGATCACCCGAATTCTCGCTGCTTGCATGTATCTCCTTAGTGGTGCCGCGTGCGGCGGAGCGGTTGGGAAAACCGAAACAAAGCTCCCGCTTCAGACCGGGCAGGAGATGCGTTCGCGCACCGCCTGCCCGGTCACGCTTAAAACCAGTCCTTGAAGAATTCCCGCACCCGGTCCATGAAGCCCTTGCCGGTACCATTGGAGGCCGCTGCTTTTTGCGGCGGCTCGGCGGCAGGGGGGGTGACGGGCGCGGTGGGACGCGTGTCGCCGCGCGGTTCGGTGCGCCCGTCGCGGACCACGGGGGTGGGCGTCGCTTCGGGCGTGGAGAAGGGGACGTTGGGGACAGGTACCGTACGCGGCTCGGGGCTGCGGGTGGCGAGCGGTCCGCCCTCGTGGTCGTACACCGCCCCGTAGCGGGCCAGGCCTACCGCCGTGGCGTGCGCCGGGCTGGAGACCACGTCGGTGAGTCCCTCGATGCCGCGCGGGCGACCCAGCCGTACCGGCAGCCGGAAGCGGTCGCGGGCCAGCTCGGCCGTGCCGCGCATCAGAGAAGCTCCGCCGGTCAGAATCACCGAGGAAGCCACCAGTTCGATCGGGCCCAGGGCCGCGTCGATCTGGTCACGAACGAGGCTGTAGATCTCGGCGACGCGCGGTTTGATGATGCGCGACAGCTCGAAGGCCGAGATGGAGGTCACGCTGCCGCCCTGGGTGATTTCCAGCGACAGGTCCGGGTCGGCAAGGTCGGGCAGCGCCGAGCCGTACTTGCGCTTGATGCGCTCGGCCTCCTCGAGCGGGATCTTGAGGATCTGCGCGAGGTCGGCGGTGATGTGGTCGCCGCCGATCGGGATGACCGCCGAGTGCGCCAGGTTGCCGCGCCGGAACACCCCGACGTCGGTGGTGCCGCCGCCGATGTCGATCAGGACCACGGTGGACTCGGTTTCGGAGGCGTCGAGCACGGCCAGCCCCGAGGCGTAGGCCTGCAGCACCAGTTGTTTGGTGCCGAGCCCGGCCTCGCTGATGCAGCGCCGCAGGTTGGCCAGCGGACCGCTGGCACCGGTGACGATGTGGACGTCCACCTCGAGGCGTACGCCCTGCATGCCCACCGGGTTCTTGATGCCCTCCTGCCCGTCGATGACGTACTCCTGCGGCAGGCTGTGAATCACTTCGATGTTGGGGTCCATGGGGACCGCTTTTGCATTTTCGATCGCGCGTTCAACGTCCGCGCGAGTGATTTCCTGATTTCTTCGGATGGCAGCCAGGCCGTGACTGGTGAGTGCGCGGATGTGAGCACCCGCGACCCCGACGTATGCCTCGTGCACCTTGACGCCCGCCACGCGTTCGGCGGCGGCAACGCTCTGCCGGATGGCGGCGGTGGTGCGCTCGAGGTTGACGACGGCTCCTTTTTTCATCCCCTCGCTGGGGACGGTGCCCTCACCAATGACGTCCAGCACACCGTCCGGTCCGAGTTCACCGATGACCGTACTGATCTTGGTGGTCCCGATGTCCAGACCTACGATGATTCGGTTGTCCTTCATTTCTGGACGCTCACCCCCCAAGGGTAAATGTTCACTCGCTTACCACTGTACATTGTGACACTGCGCGCGTACTTGCGCAAGGAATCGACGGATTCGCTCCAC encodes the following:
- a CDS encoding Ig-like domain-containing protein produces the protein MRKYLLTAALGLSALLAGCDPEGNNQPKDTTSPHVVSVSPTPGSKGVRADTPIRFTFSEPMDRAATEAAYASQRSGITPQEVTFEWSNNDQTLTITPKKALEYAVGDDLNTPRSEYDFALTQGARDQSGNTLPESFVSNFRTALKYIKRQVSQAKLDGSVRFSDQDTVILQGNSVAVGDIANDIAQMGFYTFGVNELPENAEVLAATFRVYQGASFGQPFEGGAKVHLEHVTYGEELDASDRDLLPKADLGVISSSSTQGLRSKDVTDAYREAAQNGENFGLVQFRLVRNPLVIADGGIDAVIFSTGEDPQNPAVLEVTALID
- the ribF gene encoding riboflavin biosynthesis protein RibF gives rise to the protein MKTYQSPSQRPDTDTVVAIGSFDGVHLGHQALLTHLKERAQHYAVPSVVYTFDPPTRVLLRGVDYLSTLPEKLAVLERYGVDEVIAVPFNREFAARPKEAFLEDLRILRPKAIVVGEDFGFGKGRSGTARDLEAVTQDLVLVPMQRLHGEDIKSTRVRALLAEGQVEKTAELLGRAYDAIGVVVHGDALGRTIGFPTANIKVPEGKMLPIGVFAVHFAVNDRIYAGMANVGRRPTVNGVTLRFEVHVLDFEGDLYGKEVQVKFRHFLRGEQKFSGLEELRSQLAADRERTRELLG
- a CDS encoding NUDIX domain-containing protein — encoded protein: MTETLYEGKILRLQRLDARWEVIDHADAVAILALRDSQMLVVRQYRPAIGKHTLEAPAGLIDPGETPLEAALRELSEEANLGGHLELLTRFYPSPGFSNEEVYLFEATDLFEKPGTPDEDEELEVLWMRPQHVLEALRSGEVAGSASTITAALFALQRLQDPA
- the ftsZ gene encoding cell division protein FtsZ; its protein translation is MQAARIRVIGLGGAGNNAVNRMIESGLEGVDFIAGNTDAQVLAKSHAEVRIQLGDRLTRGLGAGADPEVGEKAALEDRERIKEYLEDTDMLFITAGMGGGTGTGSAPVVAEIARELGILTIGIVTRPFKFEGPKRARVAEEGITKLSDRVDGMIVVNNERLLSAVDKKVSFRDAFLIADRVLYYGVKGISDVINVDGMINVDFADVRNLLSNSGSVLMGIGAGRGDKLAEEAAQSAIHSPLLERGIEGARRILVNVTGGQELSLSDAHEIVEKIRESTGQSDPDMLFGVAFDESAGDEVRVTVIATGFGESGVTPAAKALDSVLRPSRGKIDQYDYDIPAFLRYTEKD
- the ftsA gene encoding cell division protein FtsA; translated protein: MKDNRIIVGLDIGTTKISTVIGELGPDGVLDVIGEGTVPSEGMKKGAVVNLERTTAAIRQSVAAAERVAGVKVHEAYVGVAGAHIRALTSHGLAAIRRNQEITRADVERAIENAKAVPMDPNIEVIHSLPQEYVIDGQEGIKNPVGMQGVRLEVDVHIVTGASGPLANLRRCISEAGLGTKQLVLQAYASGLAVLDASETESTVVLIDIGGGTTDVGVFRRGNLAHSAVIPIGGDHITADLAQILKIPLEEAERIKRKYGSALPDLADPDLSLEITQGGSVTSISAFELSRIIKPRVAEIYSLVRDQIDAALGPIELVASSVILTGGASLMRGTAELARDRFRLPVRLGRPRGIEGLTDVVSSPAHATAVGLARYGAVYDHEGGPLATRSPEPRTVPVPNVPFSTPEATPTPVVRDGRTEPRGDTRPTAPVTPPAAEPPQKAAASNGTGKGFMDRVREFFKDWF